From one Mycolicibacterium sp. HK-90 genomic stretch:
- a CDS encoding metalloregulator ArsR/SmtB family transcription factor → MRRETTGSVSSPASAGVPKPVGDVVPVSDGHTRRAIIHLLLEGPVTAGQIGERLGISAAGVRRHLDALIDAGDAQASAAAAWQHNGRGRPAKRYRLTAAGRAKLGHTYDDLAVAAIRQLREIGGKEAVRTFARRRMDTILAGVTEGSGGVADTAERVADALTRAGYATTTTPVDGPIHGVQICQHHCPVSHVAEEFPELCETESEAFAEILGTHVQRLATIANGDCACTTHVPLDADSTEKQADKDSETKVRGTARTRTTMVTSQTASKQGAAT, encoded by the coding sequence ATGCGTCGGGAGACCACGGGCTCGGTTTCGAGCCCCGCTTCGGCTGGTGTGCCGAAGCCGGTCGGCGACGTCGTGCCGGTGTCCGATGGGCACACTCGCCGCGCGATCATTCACCTGCTGCTCGAGGGGCCCGTCACGGCGGGCCAGATCGGGGAGCGGCTCGGAATCTCGGCTGCGGGCGTGCGTCGTCACCTCGATGCACTGATCGACGCCGGTGACGCGCAGGCCAGCGCCGCCGCCGCGTGGCAGCACAACGGGCGGGGCCGTCCGGCCAAACGCTACCGGCTGACCGCCGCGGGGCGGGCCAAGCTCGGCCACACCTACGACGACCTCGCGGTCGCCGCGATCCGGCAGTTGCGGGAGATCGGCGGCAAGGAGGCCGTGCGAACCTTCGCGCGGCGCCGGATGGACACCATCCTGGCCGGGGTCACCGAGGGATCCGGCGGGGTGGCCGACACCGCCGAACGGGTCGCCGACGCGTTGACCCGCGCCGGCTATGCGACCACCACGACGCCGGTGGACGGGCCCATTCACGGGGTGCAGATCTGTCAGCACCACTGTCCGGTATCGCACGTCGCCGAGGAATTCCCGGAGCTGTGCGAGACCGAGAGTGAGGCGTTCGCAGAGATCCTCGGTACCCACGTGCAGCGCCTGGCCACCATCGCCAACGGTGACTGCGCCTGCACCACCCACGTGCCGCTCGATGCCGACAGCACGGAAAAACAGGCTGACAAAGACAGCGAAACCAAGGTTCGGGGCACAGCCCGCACCCGGACGACCATGGTGACAAGCCAAACAGCGAGCAAACAAGGAGCGGCGACATGA